The following are encoded in a window of Numida meleagris isolate 19003 breed g44 Domestic line chromosome 13, NumMel1.0, whole genome shotgun sequence genomic DNA:
- the C13H16orf52 gene encoding uncharacterized protein C16orf52 homolog, whose protein sequence is MDKLTIISGCLFLAADIFAIASLANPDWINTGESAGALTVGLVRQCQTIHGRDRTCIPPRLPPEWVTTLFFIIMGIISLTVTCGLLVASHWRREATKYARWIAFTGMILFCMAALIFPIGFYINEVGGQPYKLPNNTVVGSSYVLFVLSIFFTIVGLLFAGKVCLPG, encoded by the exons ATGGACAAACTGACCATCATCTCAGGATGCCTCTTCCTGGCCGCGGACATCTTCGCCATCGCCAGCCTGGCCAACCCCGACTGGATCAACACCGGCGAGTCCGCGG GTGCTCTCACAGTTGGCCTTGTGCGACAGTGTCAAACCATCCATGGACGTGACAGGACCTGTATTCCTCCACGGCTGCCTCCTGAGTGGGTCACTACGTTATTTTTCATCATAATGGGAATCATTTCACTAACTGTCACATGTGGTTTGCTCGTGGCTTCCCACTGGCGAAGAGAAGCTACTAAATATGCCCGCTGGATAGCTTTCACTGGAA tgatTCTATTCTGTATGGCAGCCCTAATATTTCCAATAGGATTTTACATCAATGAAGTCGGAGGTCAACCATATAAATTACCCAATAACACAGTGGTTGGGTCTTCGTATGTACTGTTTGTCTTATCCATTTTCTTTACAATAGTTGGACTTCTATTTGCTGGCAAAGTTTGTTTACCTGGCTGA